One genomic segment of Vibrio sp. SCSIO 43136 includes these proteins:
- a CDS encoding ParD-like family protein: protein MPTASVRIDQDLFDKAAIMAKALNRTTPKQIEHWAKIGEMMEDNPDLPYEFVKQAIIAKAEKEAGKLEEYSFD from the coding sequence ATGCCAACTGCAAGCGTACGTATTGACCAAGACCTTTTTGACAAAGCCGCTATCATGGCGAAAGCACTTAACCGCACTACTCCAAAGCAAATTGAACACTGGGCTAAAATCGGTGAAATGATGGAAGATAACCCAGACCTACCTTATGAATTTGTAAAACAAGCGATTATTGCAAAAGCTGAAAAAGAAGCTGGCAAGTTAGAGGAATACAGTTTTGACTAA
- a CDS encoding type II toxin-antitoxin system Phd/YefM family antitoxin: MSRIHFDQDIQPLSEFRAGVASYIKQINETRRPLVITQRGKGVAVVLDVAEYEAMQEKIELLEEMRTAEAQLASGLGVTNEDARAQVLGRIKN; this comes from the coding sequence ATGAGCCGTATTCATTTCGATCAGGACATTCAGCCGCTATCTGAGTTCCGAGCAGGTGTAGCTTCATACATCAAACAAATCAATGAAACTCGTCGGCCTTTGGTTATTACGCAACGTGGCAAAGGGGTTGCAGTTGTTTTGGATGTTGCTGAATACGAAGCTATGCAAGAGAAGATTGAGTTACTTGAAGAGATGCGAACTGCTGAGGCTCAGTTAGCTTCTGGCTTAGGTGTAACAAATGAAGATGCTCGTGCTCAAGTGCTAGGGCGCATTAAAAATTGA
- a CDS encoding GNAT family N-acetyltransferase → MEISIKRIDTGNAEEQQIFEGLFSDYVAGSTLEVDSNVVNQLFALPYFHGFVSSVDSKPAGFAVCFESFSTYRAQRVMNIHDFMVLDNFRGKGVGKAQLDGIERYCREHDYLKITLEVGEDNLAAKKLYSSCDYEDYRVVLKAQQHWQKYLN, encoded by the coding sequence ATGGAAATTTCAATTAAGCGGATCGACACAGGAAATGCTGAGGAACAGCAGATTTTTGAGGGACTGTTCAGTGACTATGTAGCTGGCTCAACTCTAGAGGTAGACTCCAATGTAGTTAACCAGCTATTTGCATTGCCTTATTTTCATGGATTTGTCAGTTCTGTAGACAGCAAGCCTGCAGGTTTTGCGGTTTGCTTTGAGTCGTTCTCAACGTATCGAGCGCAAAGAGTGATGAATATCCATGACTTTATGGTGTTGGATAACTTTCGTGGTAAAGGTGTTGGAAAGGCGCAACTCGATGGTATAGAACGGTATTGTCGCGAACACGACTATTTGAAAATAACACTAGAAGTCGGTGAGGATAACCTCGCAGCTAAAAAGCTATACAGCTCATGTGACTACGAAGACTACCGAGTGGTCTTGAAAGCTCAGCAACATTGGCAAAAATACCTAAACTAG
- a CDS encoding Rho-binding antiterminator: MISCEKYDYVEIACMHRYPVKLSLKSGGVVMGTALDTARNDDKQECILLQTDEQQTLVVLDKISVLEVCVDNPHFVRVNLS; encoded by the coding sequence ATGATCAGCTGCGAAAAATACGATTACGTCGAGATAGCCTGTATGCATCGTTATCCAGTTAAACTCTCCTTGAAATCAGGTGGCGTTGTGATGGGCACGGCACTTGATACTGCTCGCAATGACGATAAGCAAGAATGCATTTTGCTCCAAACAGATGAGCAACAAACACTTGTGGTACTGGATAAAATTTCTGTACTGGAGGTTTGTGTTGATAACCCCCACTTTGTGCGTGTAAACCTCAGTTAA
- a CDS encoding protein-tyrosine phosphatase family protein: MQDDIPSTAQLLMGIKGAARRIPFNPKRDRFNLTFSLNTSVRQDLNANYIMVDGKNVAIATQYPFPHQIEAQLQLIVDNRTPVLVVLASYQDMDRGQLPEYFSQSASYGGITTHSELLDVVDLGESIEAKIYQLNIVGYQATVSVPVVHVHNWPDHHTIPAAVTMNLVTLIDSIVEEKKEFYFQRGSRAVTDPDKLLPVIHCRAGVGRTGQTIAAMVMRRSPSLSLSSITRDLRVSRNDYMIQTQVQMETLVELERKVRNS; the protein is encoded by the coding sequence ATGCAAGACGATATCCCTTCAACAGCGCAGCTGCTAATGGGAATAAAAGGAGCCGCTCGACGTATTCCTTTTAACCCTAAACGTGACCGATTTAACCTCACCTTCAGTTTGAACACGAGTGTTCGTCAGGACTTAAACGCCAATTACATCATGGTTGATGGCAAAAATGTCGCCATAGCAACCCAATACCCATTCCCCCACCAAATTGAAGCGCAGTTGCAACTTATCGTCGACAACAGGACACCTGTTTTAGTTGTTCTGGCCAGTTATCAAGATATGGATCGAGGTCAACTGCCTGAGTACTTTTCACAATCTGCGAGCTATGGTGGAATTACTACGCATTCAGAGTTACTCGACGTTGTTGATTTAGGGGAATCAATAGAGGCTAAGATTTATCAGCTCAACATCGTCGGGTATCAAGCAACAGTCAGTGTGCCTGTTGTGCACGTACACAATTGGCCAGATCATCATACGATTCCTGCTGCTGTTACGATGAACTTAGTGACATTGATAGATTCCATTGTCGAAGAAAAGAAAGAGTTTTATTTCCAGCGAGGAAGTCGAGCCGTGACGGACCCAGATAAGTTGCTGCCTGTGATACATTGTCGGGCAGGGGTTGGTCGCACCGGGCAAACCATCGCAGCTATGGTTATGCGTCGAAGTCCCAGTTTGAGTCTGTCATCAATCACTAGGGATCTAAGAGTGTCTCGAAATGACTACATGATCCAGACACAGGTCCAGATGGAAACCTTAGTTGAACTAGAACGCAAGGTACGCAATTCCTAG
- a CDS encoding type II toxin-antitoxin system RelB/DinJ family antitoxin, giving the protein MDTRIQFRVDEETKRLAQQMAESQGRTLSDACRELTEQLAEQQRKALSHDAWLTEQVNLAFEKYDSGKAVFIDHDTAKLRMEERKARIRNRGNQ; this is encoded by the coding sequence ATGGACACTAGAATTCAATTTCGTGTTGACGAGGAAACCAAACGTCTAGCCCAGCAAATGGCTGAGAGCCAAGGCCGAACACTTAGTGATGCTTGCCGTGAACTCACTGAGCAACTAGCTGAACAGCAAAGAAAAGCATTATCGCATGATGCTTGGTTGACAGAACAGGTAAACCTAGCATTTGAGAAGTATGACTCAGGTAAAGCCGTTTTTATTGACCACGATACAGCAAAGTTGCGAATGGAAGAGCGTAAAGCAAGAATTCGTAACCGAGGCAACCAATGA
- a CDS encoding cupin domain-containing protein → MSTLINANFDQRVVILPNDYQWVDSPMPGVQRMMLDRIGDEVARATSIVKYQPNSRFSEHLHTGGEEFFVLDGVFSDEHGDYPKGTYVRNPIGTSHTPKIGKEGATILVKLQQFDQDDNEQKVINTLEQPLQEGVAKGLEVMPLHSFQTEQVALVKWAPNTQFHAHKHWGGEEIFVLEGSFHDEHGQYPAGSWIRSPHLSQHTPFTKQDGALILVKVGHL, encoded by the coding sequence AACTTTGACCAACGAGTAGTCATTCTTCCCAACGACTACCAATGGGTAGATTCACCAATGCCTGGCGTACAACGTATGATGTTGGATCGCATCGGTGATGAAGTTGCCCGAGCCACCTCGATTGTAAAATACCAACCAAACAGCCGCTTTTCAGAACACCTCCATACTGGTGGTGAAGAATTTTTTGTACTAGATGGGGTATTTTCAGATGAACACGGTGACTATCCCAAGGGGACTTATGTACGAAACCCCATTGGCACATCTCATACCCCAAAGATCGGTAAAGAAGGCGCAACCATACTGGTGAAACTGCAACAGTTTGATCAAGATGATAACGAACAAAAAGTCATCAACACCCTAGAACAACCATTGCAGGAGGGTGTCGCTAAGGGGCTCGAAGTCATGCCACTGCACTCCTTCCAAACTGAACAAGTTGCCCTCGTCAAATGGGCCCCCAATACTCAATTTCATGCCCATAAGCATTGGGGAGGCGAGGAGATATTTGTGCTCGAAGGATCTTTTCATGACGAACATGGTCAATACCCAGCCGGCAGTTGGATCCGTAGCCCTCATTTAAGCCAACATACCCCATTTACCAAGCAAGATGGGGCGTTGATATTGGTAAAAGTTGGACATTTGTAG
- a CDS encoding N-acetyltransferase has protein sequence MWPILVDHYKDTSGNIKGHIDLRHHSDESRSHRVLLGMGVDVSCRKQGLGQRLIDAVINFCQEKAEIDWLDLCVLSENFPAKNLYLKAGFNVVGEFKDQYRIDGLSVSETAMTKYVKNYA, from the coding sequence CTGTGGCCAATTTTAGTTGACCACTACAAAGACACTTCTGGAAATATCAAAGGTCATATTGATCTTCGCCACCACAGTGATGAAAGCCGTTCTCATAGGGTTCTATTAGGTATGGGCGTAGATGTTTCTTGTCGGAAGCAAGGTCTTGGTCAAAGGCTCATTGATGCTGTTATAAATTTCTGCCAAGAAAAAGCTGAAATTGACTGGCTTGATCTTTGTGTATTATCAGAGAATTTCCCAGCAAAAAACCTCTACCTAAAAGCAGGGTTCAATGTTGTTGGAGAGTTCAAAGATCAATATAGAATCGACGGTTTGTCAGTCTCGGAAACAGCAATGACAAAGTACGTCAAAAATTACGCATAA
- a CDS encoding NIPSNAP family protein, giving the protein MITCYVRYVIDPKKVKEFEEYARMWIPLVEKFGGQHNGYFLPSEGANNIALALFTFESLSAYEVYRLNSLNDPACIEAFEFADKVDCIISYERSFFRPVLG; this is encoded by the coding sequence ATGATTACTTGCTATGTAAGGTATGTGATTGACCCGAAAAAGGTCAAAGAGTTTGAAGAGTACGCAAGGATGTGGATTCCACTTGTTGAGAAATTCGGTGGGCAGCACAACGGCTATTTCCTACCGTCAGAAGGTGCGAATAACATAGCTCTAGCTTTGTTCACATTTGAAAGCTTATCAGCTTACGAGGTATATCGTCTTAACTCTTTAAATGATCCTGCATGCATTGAAGCTTTTGAGTTCGCAGATAAAGTAGACTGCATTATTAGTTATGAACGTAGCTTTTTCAGACCAGTGCTAGGTTAG
- a CDS encoding type II toxin-antitoxin system RelE/ParE family toxin, translated as MIVWEEESLNDREKIFEFLYDFNPAAAEKTDDLIESKVECSLEQPLMGVQRDGIQGRLLIIPEISMIVSYWVEGESIRIMRVLHQKQKFPIS; from the coding sequence ATGATTGTCTGGGAAGAAGAATCTCTAAATGATCGTGAGAAGATCTTTGAATTTCTATACGACTTTAACCCAGCAGCGGCCGAGAAAACTGATGACCTCATTGAGTCAAAGGTTGAGTGCTCGTTAGAGCAACCATTAATGGGAGTTCAGCGAGATGGAATACAAGGCAGGCTGCTTATCATTCCTGAAATTTCGATGATTGTCTCGTACTGGGTTGAGGGTGAGAGCATTCGTATCATGCGTGTACTCCATCAAAAGCAGAAGTTCCCGATAAGCTAA
- a CDS encoding IS3 family transposase (programmed frameshift) yields MSRISAERKEAILKKLLPPYSMSVAEVAKEEGISTATLYHWRKQLRRSGAAVPNSNTSSEQWSAQTKLAIVAETYSMTENELSQYCREKGLYPEEVQGWRSECMQGFMSNKEREAEAKKQAKADKLEIKELKKELRHKEKALAETAALLVLRKKLRGLLRGRTRGRLTSADERLYLVTLIHEARNNGCRLEPACGEVEIDLRTYRRWYQQGEVQEDKRPACERPEPANKLTPLEQMAIIEVCNRPEYASLPPTQIVPTLLDKGEYIASESSFYRVLKAEGQLHGRGRQKSRQKQSRPTSYTATGPNQVFTWDITYLPSKVRGQHYYLYVIEDIYSRKVVGYDVYECECGELASQLLQRTLMRERCFNQPLVLHSDNGAPMKSLTFKAKMDELGITSSYSRPRVSDDNPYVESLFRTVKYMPSWPTKGFENLDISRDWVESFVRWYNTEHKHSKLNYVTPAQRHNGQDEEILMHRAKVLLAAKQKHPERWSSGIRNCEPVREVHLNPERIAA; encoded by the exons TTGTCTCGTATCTCAGCAGAAAGAAAAGAAGCCATATTGAAGAAACTTCTGCCCCCATATTCCATGTCAGTGGCGGAAGTTGCAAAAGAAGAAGGCATCAGTACAGCAACCCTGTATCATTGGCGGAAACAACTTCGACGCTCAGGAGCCGCAGTGCCAAATAGCAACACTTCATCAGAGCAATGGTCAGCTCAAACCAAATTAGCCATTGTGGCTGAAACCTACTCAATGACAGAGAATGAACTCAGTCAATACTGTCGAGAAAAAGGGTTATATCCAGAAGAAGTACAAGGCTGGCGAAGTGAATGCATGCAAGGTTTTATGTCGAATAAAGAGCGTGAAGCTGAAGCCAAGAAACAGGCCAAAGCCGATAAGCTTGAGATTAAAGAGCTCAAAAAGGAGCTCCGACATAAGGAAAAGGCACTTGCTGAAACGGCTGCTCTACTTGTGTTGAGAAAAAAGCTGAGAG GCCTTTTACGGGGAAGAACCAGAGGACGATTAACCTCTGCCGATGAAAGGCTGTATTTGGTCACTTTGATCCATGAAGCTAGGAATAACGGTTGCCGTCTAGAGCCTGCATGCGGTGAAGTGGAGATAGACTTAAGAACTTATCGCCGCTGGTATCAGCAAGGTGAGGTGCAAGAGGATAAAAGGCCGGCTTGCGAGAGACCAGAGCCTGCCAACAAGCTCACACCACTAGAGCAGATGGCCATTATCGAGGTGTGTAACCGACCTGAGTATGCAAGCTTACCACCGACTCAGATCGTCCCAACACTGCTAGATAAAGGCGAATATATTGCTTCGGAGTCAAGCTTCTATCGAGTACTAAAAGCGGAAGGTCAGCTTCATGGTCGTGGACGTCAGAAGAGCCGACAGAAACAGTCACGACCAACAAGTTATACGGCAACAGGCCCTAATCAGGTGTTTACATGGGACATTACCTACTTGCCGTCAAAGGTGCGTGGGCAACACTATTACCTGTATGTCATCGAGGACATCTACAGCCGCAAAGTCGTTGGTTATGATGTCTATGAGTGTGAATGTGGTGAGTTAGCTTCACAACTATTACAGCGCACGTTAATGCGTGAACGGTGCTTTAACCAACCACTGGTACTGCACTCTGACAATGGCGCACCAATGAAGTCGCTGACGTTCAAAGCTAAGATGGATGAGCTGGGTATTACCTCATCTTACAGCCGTCCAAGAGTTAGTGATGACAACCCTTATGTGGAATCACTGTTCCGCACGGTAAAGTACATGCCAAGTTGGCCAACAAAAGGCTTCGAAAACCTAGATATAAGCCGTGACTGGGTAGAATCCTTCGTGCGCTGGTACAACACAGAGCATAAGCACAGTAAGCTGAATTATGTAACACCAGCACAGCGACACAATGGTCAAGATGAAGAGATCTTAATGCATCGAGCGAAGGTGTTACTTGCTGCCAAGCAAAAGCACCCTGAGCGTTGGTCGAGCGGAATTAGGAACTGTGAGCCAGTTAGAGAGGTTCATCTGAACCCAGAGAGAATAGCCGCTTAA
- a CDS encoding type II toxin-antitoxin system RelE/ParE family toxin, translated as MKVVWSPLALQKLGDAAEFISLDNPPAAEKWVNEVFDKTELLGSMPEMGRFVPEMPNTNYREIIFGHYRIIYSLSHEVRILTVRNCRQILTEGDV; from the coding sequence TTGAAAGTAGTTTGGTCTCCTTTAGCCCTTCAAAAGCTCGGTGATGCTGCCGAATTCATATCTTTAGACAATCCACCTGCTGCTGAAAAATGGGTTAACGAAGTTTTCGACAAAACGGAGTTGCTTGGAAGCATGCCCGAAATGGGGCGCTTTGTTCCAGAAATGCCTAATACCAATTACCGTGAAATCATTTTTGGCCACTATCGTATTATCTACAGCTTGAGCCACGAGGTACGAATTCTTACAGTGAGAAACTGTCGTCAAATTTTGACAGAAGGTGATGTTTAA
- a CDS encoding GNAT family N-acetyltransferase, with translation MEQIKIRKADKSDAETILRFITDLATYEKAEHEVKATLLDIESSLFSPQSTAHAIICEVKGEPVGFAVYFYNYSTWLGKNGLYLEDLYVSPEYRGLGAGKVILKYLAKLAVENGCGRFEWCVLDWNEPAINFYKSIGAKPQDEWVNYRLSGSDLIEFSK, from the coding sequence ATGGAACAAATCAAAATTAGGAAAGCAGACAAGAGTGACGCTGAAACGATACTTCGATTTATCACAGATTTAGCTACCTATGAAAAGGCAGAACATGAGGTAAAAGCTACTCTCCTAGATATTGAGTCCAGCTTATTCTCTCCTCAGTCTACGGCTCATGCAATTATCTGTGAGGTTAAAGGCGAGCCTGTCGGTTTTGCGGTTTACTTCTATAACTATTCTACATGGTTGGGCAAAAACGGTTTGTATCTGGAAGATCTGTATGTTTCCCCGGAATATCGTGGTTTGGGAGCAGGGAAGGTCATTCTCAAATATTTGGCAAAGCTAGCAGTTGAAAATGGTTGTGGTCGTTTTGAATGGTGCGTTCTTGATTGGAATGAGCCAGCAATTAACTTTTATAAGTCTATTGGTGCAAAACCCCAAGATGAATGGGTTAACTATCGACTGTCTGGTAGCGATCTAATAGAGTTCTCAAAATAG
- a CDS encoding GFA family protein has product MKGSCLCGEVVFELSGELPLIYQCHCSLCRKVSGSSSNSALIIKQSNFKWCSGEKQIGSYATESGFKSEFCTRCGSPVPNLSSDGQSYWVPAGLLADPIETHVAAHVYVDSHASWDIGLLNDGIAKFEQMPSELEWSQLYSKEAHNKLLKSDS; this is encoded by the coding sequence GTGAAAGGAAGTTGCTTGTGTGGTGAAGTTGTATTTGAACTCTCTGGTGAGTTACCACTGATCTACCAATGCCATTGCTCGCTATGTAGAAAGGTGTCTGGCTCGTCGTCAAACTCGGCTCTTATCATTAAACAGTCAAATTTTAAATGGTGCTCTGGAGAAAAACAAATTGGTTCGTATGCTACTGAGTCAGGTTTCAAATCAGAGTTCTGTACTCGATGCGGCAGTCCTGTCCCAAATCTAAGCTCCGACGGCCAGTCATATTGGGTTCCTGCGGGTTTGTTAGCTGATCCGATAGAAACTCATGTTGCGGCTCATGTTTACGTTGATTCACACGCAAGTTGGGACATTGGACTGCTTAATGATGGGATAGCTAAGTTTGAGCAAATGCCTAGTGAACTTGAGTGGTCACAGTTGTATTCGAAAGAAGCACATAACAAATTGCTTAAGAGTGACAGCTAA
- a CDS encoding sugar O-acetyltransferase, with product MGFKEQMHSQKVYFCEDEALFAKQQQCLEVLYDFNHSRPSETVKRKELMNQIFAEVGDDCYIEPPLQANWGIHTHLGKNVYANFNLTLVDDNHIYIGDYVMIGPNVTIATAGHPIDPSLRKRVAQFNIPVTIGNNVWVGANSVILPGVSIGDNSVIGAGSVVTKDIPANVVAVGNPCRVLREIGEHDREFYYKDRRIEIES from the coding sequence ATGGGTTTTAAAGAACAAATGCATAGTCAAAAAGTTTACTTCTGTGAGGATGAAGCGCTATTTGCTAAACAGCAACAGTGTTTGGAAGTTTTATACGACTTTAACCACTCACGCCCGTCAGAAACCGTCAAACGCAAAGAGTTAATGAACCAGATCTTTGCAGAAGTTGGTGATGATTGCTACATCGAACCACCCTTGCAAGCCAATTGGGGAATACACACTCATCTAGGCAAAAATGTGTATGCGAACTTTAACTTAACCTTGGTTGATGACAATCACATTTATATTGGTGACTATGTGATGATTGGCCCTAACGTGACCATAGCAACCGCAGGGCATCCGATTGACCCGAGCTTGAGAAAGCGTGTTGCTCAATTCAATATTCCTGTGACGATAGGCAATAATGTATGGGTGGGTGCAAACTCAGTTATCCTGCCGGGGGTTAGCATTGGGGACAACTCAGTGATTGGAGCTGGCAGTGTTGTGACGAAAGATATTCCGGCAAATGTGGTAGCGGTAGGTAATCCGTGCCGTGTCTTGCGAGAGATAGGTGAGCACGACCGAGAGTTTTACTATAAAGATCGACGTATCGAGATTGAATCGTAG
- a CDS encoding type II toxin-antitoxin system RelE/ParE family toxin — protein sequence MTKITSVLQTPSFKKAVKKLHKNQKTDLDNAIRELLKDPYLGEQKKGDLSFLRVHKFKMVKQLTLLGYSYEDGTVTLELIALGSHENFYRDVKRFY from the coding sequence TTGACTAAGATCACCTCTGTACTTCAAACCCCTAGCTTCAAAAAAGCAGTCAAAAAGCTGCACAAAAACCAAAAAACGGATCTTGATAACGCTATCAGAGAACTTCTGAAAGATCCGTATTTGGGCGAGCAAAAGAAAGGCGATCTATCCTTTCTTCGTGTACACAAGTTCAAGATGGTAAAACAACTTACCTTACTCGGATACAGCTACGAAGACGGTACTGTTACTTTAGAGCTAATTGCACTGGGCTCTCACGAAAATTTCTACCGGGATGTCAAAAGGTTCTACTGA